AGTTCTACAAGACGCCCGACGCGATCCTGCGCGCGCAGCTCGCCTCGTGGGACAAGACAGTGGCCAAGAAGGCGACGGAGAACCCTGCGTTCAAGAAGGTGCTGGATTCGCAACGAGCCTTCGCGGAGCGTGCAGGCCAGTGGTACAACGACTACACCGTCGATTTCAAGATGGCCTACAACCACTACTTCGGCCGCCAGGCCAAGAAGTCCTGACCTTCACCGGCCATGGCAAGGGGCACTGCGGTGCCCCTCCTTTTTTCCGCGCCCCGGGCGCCAGGGTTTCTCAATGCAATCTTTTCTGTTGGCGGTCGACCGCTTCTCGACCTGGGTCGGCAAGACCTTTGCCTGGTGCGCGGTGCTGCTCACCGTGCTCATCAGCTGGGAGGTGTTCTCCCGCTACGCGCTCAACCGGCCCCATGCCTGGGTGCTCGACGCGCAGATCATGCTGTACGGCACGCTGTTCATGACCGCCGGCGCCTACACGCTCGCCAAGAACGGCCATGTGCGCGGCGACGTGCTCTACGGCTTCTTCCGGCCGCGCACGCAGGCGATCGTCGACCTGACGCTGTACATCCTCTTCTTCCTCCCGGGCATCGTCGCGCTGACCTGGGCCGGCTGGATCTATGCCGGGGAGTCGCTGTCGATCCGCGAGCAGACTTTCTCCGCGGATCCGCTCCCGCTCTATCCGTTCAAGTACGTCATCCCGCTCGCCGGCGTCACCCTGCTGCTGCAGGGCGTCGTCGAGATCGTGCGCTGCGTGCAGTGCATTCGCGACGGCGTATGGCCCTCGCGCGAGCAGGACGTCGAGGAAGTGGACGTCGCGAAGCTCAAGGAAATGGTGCACGTGGACGATGCCGACATCCGGGCTCTGGACGCGGTGGTGGTTGCCAAGGAGGCCAGGCCATGATCCGGCGCGAACTCTGGTTCGGCCTGTCGTTCATGGTGCTGATCGTCGCCGCGGCGGGGATCATGCTGCTGCGCGCCGACACGATCACCAACGGCCACCTCGGCCTGCTGATGCTGTCGCTGGTGGTGGTCGCGATCATGCTGGGCTTTCCCACGGCGTTCACGCTGATGGGCATGGGCATGATCTTCACCTGGTTCGCCTATGACAGGAACATCACGCACACGCTCGACCTGATGGTGCAGGCGGCCTACAAGACGATGGCGAACGACGTGCTGATCGCGGTACCGCTGTTCGTCTTCATGGGCTACCTGGTCGAGCGCGCCAACCTGATTGAGACCCTCTTCAAGAGCCTGCACCTGGCACTTGCCCGGCTGCCGGGCGCGCTGGCGGTGGCAACGTTGGTGACCTGCACGATCTTCGCCACGGCCACCGGCATCGTCGGTGCCGTGGTGACACTGATGGGGCTGCTGGCGTTGCCTGCCATGTTGCGCGCCGGCTACAGCATCCCGCTGTCCGCGGGGGCGATCACGGCGGGCGGCTGCCTCGGCATCCTGATCCCGCCTTCGGTGCTGCTGATCGTCTACGGCGCTACCGCCGGCGTATCGGTGGTGCAGCTGTACGCCGGCGCTTTCTTTCCCGGCGTTTTGCTGGCGTCGCTGTACGTGCTCTACGTGATCCTGGTCGCCAAGCTCAAGCCCGCCTGGGCGCCCCCGCTTTCGGCCGCCGATCGCGCGGTGCCGCTGCCGCCGCTGACGCAGCTGATCACGCCCGATCCGACGCGCCACGCGTTCGCGGGCTTGGTGGCCGGGCTCAAGGGCCGCCGCAATGCCGAGGTGCCCGCCGGGTTCCTGCTGCGGCAACTCGGCATCGTCTTGCTGCCCGGCCTGCTCTTCGCGCTGATGGCCGTCACCACCTATCGCGCCGTGACCACCGTGGAGGCGGCGGAGCAGTACGACATTCAGGAAATCGGTGCCCGGCGCAGCGCACCCGAGCCGGCCTCGGGCGGGTTGCAGGAGCCGCCCGCCGAGAACGAGGGCGGCCTCCAGGAGCCACCGAGCGAGGGCGGGCTTGCCGAGCCGCCAGGCGCCGGCGCCGTGCAGGAGCCCCCGGGTGCGGGCACACGCGCCGCGCAGCTGCCGTCCGGCAGTGCTGCGGTAGCCCCCGTCGCGAAGCCCGGCGCCGCGGAGGGCGCCACCACGCGGCCGGCGCCCACCTGGTGGTGGGTCTGCTTCGCGCTGATCGGTGCGATGGTCGCGCTGTTCTACCTGTTTCTCAGCTTCGCGCGGCTCGAGATCTTCAAGATGCTGCTGGCCTCGTTCTTCCCGCTGATGATCCTCATCGTGGCGGTGCTCGGGTCGATCGTGCTGGGCCTGGCCACGCCGACGGAGGCGGCAGCCATGGGCGCCCTCGGGGGCTTCCTGCTGGCCGCCGCCTACCGCCGGCTGACGCTGGATGTGCTCAAGGAATCGGTCTTCCTCACGGCCAAGACATCGGCCATGGTGTGCTGGCTGTTCGTGGGCTCGGCCATTTTCTCGGCCGCCTTCGCGCTGCTCGGCGGCCAGCAGCTGGTCGAGGAATGGGTCCTGAGCATGAACCTCTCGAAGGTTCAGTTCCTGGTGCTGAGCCAGGTGATCATCTTCATCCTGGGCTGGCCGCTGGAATGGACCGAGATCATCGTGATCTTCATGCCCATTTTCATACCGCTGCTGGACAACTTCGGCGTCGACCCGCTGTTCTTCGGGCTGCTGGTGGCCATGAACCTCCAGACTGCCTTCCTGTCGCCACCGGTCGCCATGGCGGCCTTCTACCTGAAGGGCGTGAGCCCGCCCCATGTGACGCTGAACCAGATCTTCCTCGGCATGCTGCCCTTCATGGGCATCCAGGTGCTGGCGATCCTCATGCTGTACATCTGGCCGCAGATCGGATTGTGGTTGCCGCAGCTGCTGTACAAATAGGCAGGCAGGGGGCACGAGGGCCGACAATCGGCCCTTTTTGCCCGCCCCTCCCTTGACATCCCTGTTCGAACGAATTGCACGCTGGGCGCGCGCCGTGCCGCGCGCCTTGCGGCGCATCGGCCTGCTGCCGCCCGCGGCGCCGGACCAGTGGCTCGATGGCCATTTCGAGCACCAGCACCGCAACGTGGACTACAAGCTCTTCGTCCCCGGGCGCGGTGCCGGCAGGCCCCGCCCGCTGCTGCTGATGCTGCACGGCTGCACCCAGGATCCGGAGGACTTCGCCACAGGGACGCGGATGAACCGGATCGCCGCCGAGCTCGGCTTCCTCGTGATCTATCCGACACAGACCCAGAGGGCCAACGCGGGCAAGTGCTGGAACTGGTTCCTGCCGCAGCACCAGCAGGCCGGGCGGGGCGAGCCCGCACTGCTGGCGGCGCTTACGCAGGCGGCCATGCGCGAGCACGGGGCCGATCCGGCACGCGTCTACGTGGCGGGCCTGTCCGCCGGCGGCTCGATGGCCGACATCCTGGGCCGGACCTATCCCGGGCTCTTCGCCGCCGTGGGCGTGCACTCGGGCCTGCCGAGCGGCGTGGCGCGCGACCTCCTCTCGGCGCTCGGCGCGATGAAGAACGGCCCGGGCAAGGCGAGCGCCGGCGGTCCGATGCGGCCGACCATCGTCTTCCACGGCGACGCCGACGAGACGGTGCATCCGCGCAACGGGGCGCAGGTGGCGGCGGATGCGGTGGGGGCGCTGCTGGGGGGCGGCGGTCATCCGCCGGCGCACGAGATGCGGGGACGCTCGGAGGGTGGCCGCGCCTTCACCCGCTGGACCTATGCCGATGCCCGCGGCGGCATCATGGTCGAGCACTGGCTGCTGCACGGCACCGGCCACGCCTGGGCCGGCGGCAGCGCCGACGGCTCCTTCACCGACCCCGCCGGGCCGGATGCGAGCGCCGAGATGCTGCGTTTCTTCCTCAGCCATCCGATGAGCAACCGGACTGGGATGCGATAAGCCCCTTGCTTACACGCGGTTGCGCCGCTCGCGGGATAGTTCCAAAGCTTTGCAATGCAGTTGCCAGCGCCGGCCCGCCCTGGCGCGTTGCAGGGTCTGGACCCGAGGACCGATCATGAAACATCGCACCACTTCACACGGCGCCCGCCGCGCCGTCGGCTGGCTGCTGGGCCTGGTGCTGCTGCTCGCCGCCGGCGCCGCGGCCTGGGCGCAGCAGGACCCCCCGGGCCGCGTGGCTCGCCTCGACGAGCAGCAGGGCACCGTCAGCTTCTCGCCGGCGGGCGACGACAGCTGGTACGACGCAGTGCCCAACCGGCCGATCACCACCGGCGACCGGCTCTGGACCGACCGCAACGCGCGGGCCGAGCTGCATGTGGATTCGACCGCGCTGCGCCTGGACGACCAGACGATGCTGGTGGTGTCCGAGCTCGAAGACGACAGCGCCCGCTTCACCGCGACCCGCGGCCGCCTGCAACTGCGCGTGCGCGAGGCCCCGGCCGGGCAGCGCCTGGAGATCGACACCGCCAACCTGGCGGTGGTGGTCGAGGCCCCCGGCGACTACCGCATCGAGGTCGACCCGGCCGCCGGCACCACGCGCGTGGCGGTCGCTGCCGGCGGCCTCACGCTTTATGGCGAGAACGGCGAATCGGTGGCCCTCGGCGCCCACCAGCAGCTCACGGTGTCGGGACGCCAGCTGGCGGCGGTGAGCAGCACTCCCGTGCGCGCCGGCGACGCGTTCGACCGCTGGGTGGCCGAGCGCGACCGGCTCGAAGACCAGTCGATCTCTGCGCGCTATGTCTCGCGCGACGTGCTGGGCTACCAGCAGCTCGACCGCTATGGCGACTGGCAGAGCGATCCCACCTACGGCAACGTCTGGTATCCGCGCAGCGTCGATGCCGACTGGGCGCCGTACCGCGACGGCCAATGGGTGGACATCGCGCCCTGGGGCTGGACCTGGGTCGACGCCGCACCCTGGGGCTTCGCGCCTTCGCACTACGGCCGCTGGGCGCGCATCGGGCCGCGCTGGGCCTGGGTGCCGGGGCGGGCGAACACGCGGCCGGTGTATGCGCCGGCGCTGGTCGGTTTCGTGGGCGGCGGCGTGCATGCCAACGTGGCGGCTGGCGGACGCCCGGGCGTCGGGTGGTTCCCGCTCGCGCCCGGCGAACCGTGGCGCCCGGGCTACCGCGCCAGCCAGCGCTACATCGACGAGGCCAACCGTGCCGTCGCCTACCAGCGGCAACTTGCGCGCGCGGACTACCTGCACCGCAATACGCCGGGTGCGCTCTCGCTGGTGCCGGTGGACATCTTCGGCCGCGGGCCCATCGCCCGCCGCGACTTCCTGCGCACGCCGGAGGGTGCCACTGCGCAACTGCCGATCGTCGCCACCGCGCCGATCCCGGCGCGCGGCGACCGGCATGTCGGCGGCTTCGGGCGTTCGGCGAGCGCCCTGCCGCCGCCCGACCTGCGCGGTCGACAGCAGCAGTTCCAGCAGGCGCAGCAGTTGCAGCAAGCCCAGCAGGCGCACCAAGCCCAGCAGGCGCAGCAGCAACTTCAGTTTCAGCAGCGCGCCGTCCAGGCGCAGGCCCAGGCACAGCAGCAGCTTCAGTTGCAGCAGATGCAGCGCTTCCAGCAGATGCAGCAAGCGCAGCAGCCGCAATCCGGCCAGCAGCTCCAGCAGATGCAGCAACGCGATGCGCTGCGCCAGCAGCAAGAGTTCCAGCAGCGCGCCGCGCAGGCTCAGGCCCAGCAGCAGTTCCAGCTGCAGCAGCAACAACAGCAACAGCAGGCGCTGCGCGCCCAGCAGGAGATGCAGCAGCGCGCCGCCCAGGCCCAGGCCCAGCAGCTCCAGCTGGTTCAACAGCAGCAGGCCCTGCGCGCGCAGCAGCAGATGCAGGCTCAGCAACAGATCCAGCAGATGCAGATGCAGCAACAGAACACGCTGCGCCAGGCGCAGGAACACCAGCAGCGTGCCTTGCAGCAACAGCAACAACAGCAGCAGCGTGCGGGCGGCAGCGATCCGCGGCAGCGCTGGACCTCGCGGGATTCCGGGCCGCAGTTCGACCGGCCCTGAGAGGCTGTGAAAGCGTGAGCGAACCCGCTCATGCGGCGGCAGCATTTCCTTCGGCCGGCTACAGTCGGCCGCAAGGAGCGGCTTCCATGCAAACATTCGACTTCGACCTCTTCGTGATCGGCGGCGGCAGCGGTGGCGTACGCGCGGCACGCATGGCGGCCCAGCGCGGCGCACGCGTTGCGCTGGCCGAATGCGCGGAGCTGGGCGGCACCTGCGTCAACGTGGGCTGCATTCCCAAGAAGCTCTACAGCTACGCGGCCGGCTATGCAGAGTCCTTCGAGGAGGCGGCCGGCTACGGCTGGACGCTCGACGGCGCCCCGCGCTTCGACTGGAACCAGCTCAAGGCCAATCGCGCCAAGGAGATCGCCCGCCTCAACGGCGTCTACCGCAACCTCCTCGAGGGCGCGGGCGTCAGGCTGATCCAGGGCTGGGCGTGCCTGGCCGATGCGCACACCGTTCAGATCGGCGAGAAGAAGCACACTGCGCGCCACATCCTGGTGGCCACCGGCGGCATGCCCTTCGTGCCGGAGCTCCCGGGCCGCGAGCTCGGCGTGGTGTCGGACGCGATGTTCGACCTCGACCCCTTCCCCAAACGCCTGCTGGTGGTGGGCGGCGGCTACATCGCCTGCGAGTTCGCCTCCATCTTCAACGGCCTGGGCGCGCAGGTCACGCAGCTGTACCGCGGGCCGCACCTGCTCAACGGCTTCGACGAGGACGTGCGCCAGTTCCTGGCCAAGGAGATGGGCCGCGCCGGCGTCGACATCCGCTTCAACTGCGAGATCGACATGATCACGCGCCTCGACAGCGGCCTGTGCGCGCTGCTCTCGCGCGGGGAGCGCGTGGAGGCCGATGTCATCCTCTATGCCACCGGCCGGGTGCCCAACACCGAGGGCCTGGGCCTGCAGGCGGCCGGTGTCGAGCTCGACGAGCGCGGCGGCGTGGTGGTCGATGCGCACTACCGCAGTTCCGTGCCCTCGGTCTACGCCGTGGGCGACGTGTCGACGAAGCAGCAGCTCACCCCGGTGGCGCTGGCCGAGGCCATGGTGGTGGTGGACACCCTGTTCGGCCCGGGGCCGCGCGAGCTGGACTACGAGTTCACGCCCACGGCCGTGTTCACCCATCCCAACATCGGCACCTGCGGCTACACCGAGGCCGAGGCGCGCGCGAGGTTCGGCAAGGTCCGGGTGTTCTCGAGCGAGTTCAAGGCGCTGCGCCACACGCTCTCGCAAAGCGGCGAGCGCACCTTCATGAAGCTGGTGGTCGAGCGCGACACCGACCGCGTGGTGGGCCTGCACATGGTGGGGCCCGATGCGGGCGAGGTGGTGCAGGGCTTCGCGGTCGCGATGCGCGCGGGCGCGACCAAGCGGTTGTTCGACAGCACGATCGGCATTCATCCGACCGTGGCGGAAGAGTTCGTCACCATGCGCGAACCGATGCCGGGGTAGAGGCTTCGTCCCGATGACCCCCTCCGAGGAAAGTGCCCGCGCGGGCTCGGTCTGGATCCGGTTCTGGTGGCCCAATGCCGCGTTGGAGCCGACGCCGGCGCATGTGAGCGCGCCCGAGCGTGCGGCGATCAGGACCCGGAACTACGTGTGGCTGAAGACGTACATGGACATCTACATCCTCCGCTGGGGTTTGCTGTGGGCTGCCTGCCTGGTGCTCGCGCTCCTCGCGGCGGACGATGCGGTTCCAAGTGTCCTCTTCGCCGGCGCGCTGACCGCCACCATGATGTCCTTCTTTGGCCTTTTTTCCATGATCCTGATCTATCGCCGGGCAAGCAGGGCGCTGGAGGACCGGGCCGTGTAGCTGACGCACGAACTTCTTCTTGCCTGACAGCGCGCCGCCGTCGCCTTGACGATGCTGTGGATGCGCCGGAGGATCCGCACGATGCCACGCTGCGGACCGGGCGCCCACCTGAAGGAGCTGCCATGAACACGAAGGAGCCGTCGCAAACGACCGACCGCGAGAGCGTCAAGGACAACATGGAGAAGAGCACCGAGAAACAACCCGGCGAGTTTCGCGACGAGGCCAACGAGGACAAGGTCGTGGAGATCGGGAAGGATGTGCGGAAGGATCCGATCAAGGGCATCGATCCCAAGCGCTGACACGCGGCTGCGGTCGGCATGGGCCCCGGTTTGCTCGATTGGCTGAGGTCCGGGTGGGCCCTGCTGGCGCTGGCAACGCTCGTCGTCGTGCTCGGGCTGGTCATCTGGTCCATCCGCAGGCATCGTGATCCCCGGCTGGTGGTCGAGTGCGATGCTTCCATCGCCGACCTCCTGCCGTCGCTTTCGGGCTTGACGCAGGGCACGGTCTACGAAGGCAACGCGGTCGAACTGCTGGAGAACGGCGCGTTCTTCGACGCGATGTTCGAGGAGATCGCCAAGGCCCGGGCTTCCGTCCACTTCGAGACCTTTCTCTGGAAGGAAGGCAAGCTGGGTGAGCGCCTGGCGAACGCGTTGATCGAACGCCGGCGTGCCGGCGTGAAGGTGCGCGTGCTGGTCGATGCCGACGGCGGCAAGGAGATGGGCCGCGATGCAGAGTGCCTGCGCTCCGGAGATTGCAATCTCCGCATGCATCACCCCCGGCACATACGCAACATCGGCGTCTTCAACGACCGTGATCATCGCAAGCTGCTGGTCGTGGACGGCCGCGTGGCGATGGTGGGCGGCCATTGCATCGTGGACAGCTGGCTCGGCAACGGCGAGAGCCGCGAGCACGTGCGCGACCTGGGCGTGCGTCTGCGCGGGCCGATCGTGCATGCCGTGCAGGGCGCCTTCAGCGAGAACTGGGTGGAGGACACCGGCGAGCTGTTCGTCGGTGACGAGGTGTTTCCGCCGCTCGCCCGTGTGGGCGAGGTTGCCATTCACGTGGCCAGTCTCAAGCCGGAAGGGTCCCCGCCGGCCGTGAAGATCCTGCACCACCTGGTGCCGTGCATCGCGCGCAAGCGGATCTGGATCCAGAACCCCTACTTCCTGCCGGACAGCGAGGCGATCGAGGCCTTGTGCGATGCGGCGAAGCGCGGCGTTGACGTCCGGGTGATGGTGCCGTCCGCCGAAGCCTCGGACATGCCCATGGTCCAGCATGCGGCGCATCGGAACTTCCACCTCCTGCTGGCGGGCGGCGTGCGGATCTTCGAGTATTCGAAGTGCCTGCTGCACCAGAAGGTGATGACCGTGGACACGGCGTGGTGTGCGATCGGATCGAGCAATTTCGACGACCGGTCCTTCGAGACCAACGACGAGATCACGCTCGGCCTGCGCGACGACGCCCTGGCCGCGCAGCTCGAGGCGATCTTCGAGCGCGACATGCATGACTGCAGCGAGCTGAACGGCGACGCATGGGCCCGGCGTGGACTGCGGCATCGGTGCAAGGACAACCTGCTGTATGTCTTCAACGAGCTGCTGTGAGGCGGAGACAGCGCGGGCGCCGAGCACTGCGGTGCACCCGGATCAGGCCCCGGCACTGGCGGCACAATCGTGCCATGCCCTACATGCCCACCTTCATCGCCCCGGCCCGCTTCGCCGATCCCGTCGCCGTGCTCGAGCAGGTGCGGCTGATCTATGACAGCGGCCTCGCGCACCTGCGAGAGGCGATGCAGCGCTTCGTCGCCGGCGAGAGCCTGCCGGGCCGGGTGCGCGCCTGCTATCCCTTCGTGCGGGTGCACACCCACACGGTCTCGCGCCGCACCCCGGCGGCCAACGCCTGGCTCAGCTATGGCTTCGTGGCCGGCCCGGGCCGCTACGAGACCACGCTGACGCGTCCCGACCTCTTCGAGCGCTACTACCGCGAGCAATTCCGCCTGCTGCTCGAGAACCATGAAGTCGAGCTCGAGGTCGGCACCAGCACCCAGCCGATCCCGATCCACTTCTCCTTCGCCGAGAACGAGCACATCGAGGGCACGATGAGCGAGGAGCGGCGCGTGCTGATGCGCGACGTCTTCGACCTGCCCGATCTGGCCGCGATGGACGACGGCATCGCCAACGGCACCTTCGAAGCCCGGCCGGGCGAGGCGCAGCCGCTCGCGCTCTTCACTGCCGCGCGGGTGGACTACTCGCTGCACCGGCTGCGCCACTACACCGGCACCGCGCCCGAGTGGTTCCAGAACTTCGTGCTCTTCACCAACTACCAGTTCTACATCGACGAGTTCGTGCGCCTGGGGCGCGAGGCCATGGCCGACGAGAACAGCGAGTACATCGCCTTCATCGAACCCGGCAACGTCGTCACGCGCCGGCGCGGGCTGGCGGCGGGCTCGAGCGCCTTCTACGGCGCGTTGCTCGACGGCAGCCAGGGCACGCCGCCCGGGCGCCTGCCGCAGATGCCGGCCTACCACCTCGTGCGGGAGGACTGCAGCGGCATCAGCATGGTCAACATCGGCGTCGGCCCGGCCAATGCCAAGACCATCACCGACCACGTCGCGGTGCTGCGCCCGCATGCCTGGATGATGCTGGGCCATTGCGCCGGCCTGCGCCAGGGGCAGCAGTTGGGCGATTACGTGCTGGCCCACGCCTACGTGCGCGAGGACCATGTGCTCGACGAGGAACTGCCGCTGTGGGTGCCGATCCCCGCGCTGTCGGAAATCCAGCTCGCGCTGGAGAGCGCGGTGGCCGATGTCACCGGGATGCAGGGCACCCAGCTCAAGAAGATCATGCGCACCGGCACCGTGGCGAGCACCGACAACCGCAACTGGGAGCTCCTGCCCGGCAACCAGCCGCAGCGCCGCTTCAGCCAGAGCCGCGCGGTGGCGCTGGACATGGAAAGCGCCACCATTGCCGCCAACGGCTTCCGCTTTCGCGTCCCGTACGGCACCCTGCTGTGTGTCAGCGACAAGCCGCTGCACGGCGAGATCAAGCTGCCGGGCATGGCCAACCATTTCTACCGCGAGCGCGTCGAACAGCACCTGCGCATCGGCATGGCGGCGATCGACGTGTTGCGGCGCGAGGGCTCGAGCCGCCTGCACAGCCGCAAGCTGCGCAGCTTTGCGGAGGTGGCATTCCAATAGCCTCCGTACGCCGCCCCGATTCCGAGATTTTGTTGGCAGGCGGCGGCTGTTTCTTCACGACAGCAGCCGTGGCGATTTCGCAAGCCGTCGGTACGATTCCTTCCGTTGCAACAAATTGACACACTTGTCAGGGAGGACTCGAATGGTGGATTCAACTCGACGCATCTTCACTTCGTGGCTCGCAGCCACGGCAGCCGGCATCGCACCGGCATCGGTGCTGGCCCAGGCCTCGAAGCCCGCGGCCGCCGCAGTTGCGATACCGCGGCTGCGCATCATCATTCCCGCCAACGAGGGCGGCGGCTGGGACCAGACGGGCCGCGCGCTCGGCGCGGCGATGATGGCCGCCGGCGCGGTGGCGCAGGTCGAGTACGAGAACATCGGCGGCAAGGGCGGCACCATCGGGCTGGCGCGCTATGTCGAGAAGTACGACGCCGACCCCGATGCCGTGCTGATGAGCGGCATGGTGATGGTCGGCGCCATCGCGCTGCAGAAGCCCGCGGTGGACATGAGCCGCATCGCGCCGCTGGCGCGGCTGACCAGCGACTACGAGGTGGTGGTGGTGAAGGGTGACTCGCCGATCGTGACCGCCAAGGACCTGATCGCGAAGATGCGCGCCGATCCGGCCAATACCGCGATCGCGGGCGGCTCCGCCGGCGGCGTCGATCACATGTTCGCGGGCATCCTGTCGCGCGCGGCCGGCAACACCTCCGCGCTGGTCTACCTGCCCTTCCCGGGCGGCGCGCAGGTGGTGTCGGCGGTGGAGTCGGGCAAGGCCATCGCCGGCATCTCCGGCTACAGCGAATTCAGCGAGCACATCGCCAGCGGCAAGCTGCGTGCGATCGGCGTGTCATCGCGAAGTGCGTTCATGGGCGTGCCCTCCGTGCGGCAGCAGGGCGTCGACGCCGACCTGGCCAACTGGCGCGGGGTGTTCACCGGCAAGGCGGTGCCGACATCGCGTCAGGCCGTGCTGCTCGACGCCGTGAGGCGCGCGGTCGCCACCGACGTCTGGCAGAAAGCCCTCAAGCGCAGCAACTGGGACAGCTACTGGATGGAAGGCTCGGACTTCCAGGGCTTCCTCGATCTCGACCAGTCGATGGCCGGCGTGCTGACCTATATCCTGAAGCTGAAAAGCTGAACCATGTGGACGGCTCGATCAATTCCCTGGATCTCTAGTCGAGCCCGAACAGCTCAGGCATCTCGCGCTGCGCCTTGGGCGTGAGCGCGAGCGCGCGACCGTCGAGCGCCTGCCGCACCCAGCCGCGGCGCAGCGACAGCTGCAGGCAGGCGGCGCCCAGCGCGCCACCGAGATGCGGCCGCCGCTCGCTCCAGTCGAGACAGGCGCAAGCGAAGCGTCGGCGCGAACGGCGCGCGCCGTCGATGTCGATGCCCAGGCTCTCCAGCGCCACCGCGCCCTCGGCCGTGAGCTCGTAGTCATCGCCTTCGGCTGTGGCCCGCAGCCAGCCCTGGGCATGCAGCCGGTCGTGCAGCGCGACGCCGGCCGTGCCGGCCATGTGGTCGTAGCAGGTGCGCGCGGCGCGCAGCCGGCTCGGCGTGCCGGGCTGGAACTTGCTGCGCGGCGCACCGGCCACCACCAGCAGTCCCTCGAGCACCGCGGCCACCTCGCTGCCGGCAAGACGGAAGTAGCGGTGCTTGCCCTGCGCGACCGATTCGACCAGCCGCTGCTCCTTCAGTCGCGCCAGGTGTGCGCTCGCGGTCGAGGCCGCGACCTCGCCGACCGCCGCCAGCTCGGTGGCCGTGCGGGCGTGGCCGTCCAGCAGGCAGCAGAGCATGCGCGCTCGGGCCGGCTCGGCGATCGCGCCGGCCAGGCGCGCCAGGTGCGTGTCGGCATTCGATGCATCCATACTTCGATGCTAAGCGAAGTGTGGATGTGCGAGAAGGCCGACACTGCGCATATGCAGCAACCGCACATCGACCCGCCCGCCGGCGCCATCGCCGCCGTCACCCACCCCGACCCCTATCCCTGGTACGCGCGCTTGCGGGAAGGCCCGGCGCTCGCGCGCGACGAGCGCCTGGGCCTCTGGGTCGCGAGCCGGGCCGAGGTGCTGCGGGAGGGCTTCGCCAACCCCGCGCTGCGGGTGCGCCCGCCGGGCGAGCCGGTGCCGCGCGCCATCGCGGGCGCGCCGGCCGGCGAACTCTTCGGCCAACTGGTGCGCATGAACGACGGCGCAACGCATGCCGCCCACAAGCCGGTGCTGCAGAAAGCGCTGTGCAGCCTCGATCTCGGCGGCGTGCGCGCGGCCATGCCGCGCATCGCGGCGCAGGTCCCGGCATCCACCGTGGCCGAGGCCTGCTTCGCCTGGCCGGTCGCGGGCGTGGCCCATCTGCTGGGCTTCGCGTACGAAGAACTGCCCGTTCTCGCGGATTGGACGCGCGATTTCGTCGCCTGCCTCTCGCCGCTGTCCACCGAGGCCCAATTGGGCACCGCCAGCGAGGCGGCGGCCGCTCTGATGGCGCGCTTCGAAGCCCTGGTGACGAAACGGCCGGCGCACGAGGGCAGCCTGCTGGCGGCGGTGCGCGCGCAGGGGCCCGGCGATGTATCGCGCGCGCTGCTGGCCAACCTCGTCGGCCTGTTGTCGCAAACCTGCGAGGCCACGGCCGGGCTGGCGGGCAACAGCCTGGTGGCACTGGCGCGCGAGCCGGGCCTCGGCGATGCGATCGCCGTGCGTCCGGAATGGCTCCCGGCGCTGGTGGAGGAGACGGCGCGCCACGACCCCTCG
Above is a window of Variovorax sp. RA8 DNA encoding:
- a CDS encoding TRAP transporter large permease: MIRRELWFGLSFMVLIVAAAGIMLLRADTITNGHLGLLMLSLVVVAIMLGFPTAFTLMGMGMIFTWFAYDRNITHTLDLMVQAAYKTMANDVLIAVPLFVFMGYLVERANLIETLFKSLHLALARLPGALAVATLVTCTIFATATGIVGAVVTLMGLLALPAMLRAGYSIPLSAGAITAGGCLGILIPPSVLLIVYGATAGVSVVQLYAGAFFPGVLLASLYVLYVILVAKLKPAWAPPLSAADRAVPLPPLTQLITPDPTRHAFAGLVAGLKGRRNAEVPAGFLLRQLGIVLLPGLLFALMAVTTYRAVTTVEAAEQYDIQEIGARRSAPEPASGGLQEPPAENEGGLQEPPSEGGLAEPPGAGAVQEPPGAGTRAAQLPSGSAAVAPVAKPGAAEGATTRPAPTWWWVCFALIGAMVALFYLFLSFARLEIFKMLLASFFPLMILIVAVLGSIVLGLATPTEAAAMGALGGFLLAAAYRRLTLDVLKESVFLTAKTSAMVCWLFVGSAIFSAAFALLGGQQLVEEWVLSMNLSKVQFLVLSQVIIFILGWPLEWTEIIVIFMPIFIPLLDNFGVDPLFFGLLVAMNLQTAFLSPPVAMAAFYLKGVSPPHVTLNQIFLGMLPFMGIQVLAILMLYIWPQIGLWLPQLLYK
- a CDS encoding TRAP transporter small permease subunit is translated as MQSFLLAVDRFSTWVGKTFAWCAVLLTVLISWEVFSRYALNRPHAWVLDAQIMLYGTLFMTAGAYTLAKNGHVRGDVLYGFFRPRTQAIVDLTLYILFFLPGIVALTWAGWIYAGESLSIREQTFSADPLPLYPFKYVIPLAGVTLLLQGVVEIVRCVQCIRDGVWPSREQDVEEVDVAKLKEMVHVDDADIRALDAVVVAKEARP
- a CDS encoding DUF6600 domain-containing protein, which produces MKHRTTSHGARRAVGWLLGLVLLLAAGAAAWAQQDPPGRVARLDEQQGTVSFSPAGDDSWYDAVPNRPITTGDRLWTDRNARAELHVDSTALRLDDQTMLVVSELEDDSARFTATRGRLQLRVREAPAGQRLEIDTANLAVVVEAPGDYRIEVDPAAGTTRVAVAAGGLTLYGENGESVALGAHQQLTVSGRQLAAVSSTPVRAGDAFDRWVAERDRLEDQSISARYVSRDVLGYQQLDRYGDWQSDPTYGNVWYPRSVDADWAPYRDGQWVDIAPWGWTWVDAAPWGFAPSHYGRWARIGPRWAWVPGRANTRPVYAPALVGFVGGGVHANVAAGGRPGVGWFPLAPGEPWRPGYRASQRYIDEANRAVAYQRQLARADYLHRNTPGALSLVPVDIFGRGPIARRDFLRTPEGATAQLPIVATAPIPARGDRHVGGFGRSASALPPPDLRGRQQQFQQAQQLQQAQQAHQAQQAQQQLQFQQRAVQAQAQAQQQLQLQQMQRFQQMQQAQQPQSGQQLQQMQQRDALRQQQEFQQRAAQAQAQQQFQLQQQQQQQQALRAQQEMQQRAAQAQAQQLQLVQQQQALRAQQQMQAQQQIQQMQMQQQNTLRQAQEHQQRALQQQQQQQQRAGGSDPRQRWTSRDSGPQFDRP
- a CDS encoding extracellular catalytic domain type 1 short-chain-length polyhydroxyalkanoate depolymerase, whose product is MTSLFERIARWARAVPRALRRIGLLPPAAPDQWLDGHFEHQHRNVDYKLFVPGRGAGRPRPLLLMLHGCTQDPEDFATGTRMNRIAAELGFLVIYPTQTQRANAGKCWNWFLPQHQQAGRGEPALLAALTQAAMREHGADPARVYVAGLSAGGSMADILGRTYPGLFAAVGVHSGLPSGVARDLLSALGAMKNGPGKASAGGPMRPTIVFHGDADETVHPRNGAQVAADAVGALLGGGGHPPAHEMRGRSEGGRAFTRWTYADARGGIMVEHWLLHGTGHAWAGGSADGSFTDPAGPDASAEMLRFFLSHPMSNRTGMR